In Acomys russatus chromosome 28, mAcoRus1.1, whole genome shotgun sequence, the genomic window GTTTGCTGGGCCCTGGCTGCTTCCTCCCCCTTATGCATCTCTGGGTCATTTCCCCTCTTGGCCTGAGTATTCCTAGCCCCTTGGAAAAGAGGGTAGTGATAGCCACACTGGCCTGATAGTCCCCCAGCTAGGTTAGTTTCTTCTGGCATGTCCACAGGCCACAGGGAGTCTCCAGTTCACAGTGTGGAGCCCTTCAGTATCGACCTGCATGCGCCTCTCAGCAAAGAGCGGGTGGAAGCGTTCAGCGACGGTGTCTATGCCATCGTGGCCACACTTCTCATCCTGGACATCTGGTGAGGGCCCACTCTGCTGCTTCGCCTCATCTTCCAGGTGGTAGTATGTCTCCTTAGGAACTCAAGAGAGGTCTTACTGAGTACCAGCTTCCCCTTGGGTGGCCACATATTTATTCAGGCCTCTCTTCCCTAAAGGTCTCCCATCCCCGTTCCTCTCAGCCTGATTGCGTAAGTGCCAAGGAGAGTACCTTCCCCACGGCTGCCTTGTGCTATCTATCCCAGAAATAGTCAGGCAGCTCCCTTAGGCCTTATCCCCACCAAACCTATTAGGACTGGCTCTTCTATATGGCCTGGCTCTAACACAATACGGTTGGAGCTCTAGTGTGAGTGCTCACTTTTATTTCCAAGTGTctccttttttattcttaaagcCCCTTGCCCTCCTCTAGCCTATGGTTCCTCAGTTGAATTCTTATCTTATTAAACACACCATAACTGTTTTTAGATTCTGCATCTAACACTATGATTCTCCCGATAGTTTTGAATAGATTTTCTACTATAATTTGTGACTTCTTATAAGctagaaataaatattcattagtATCAGATTTCTTGGGGGCTTTAGATtaaaaagaacattccagaacaaCCTGCTTTTGCTTCCACTCTGCAGCCAAGGCTGAAGGACTCAGCCAAGAGTCTATGGTTAGGACAGGAATTCTAGCCAAGAGAAGGCTGCTACCTTCTGCTGGAGTCTTACCTCTTATTACAGCCCTCGGGCTCTTTCCTGCCCTCTCTTATGTCCCTCCTTCTGGCTGACTTGGAGGAAGTAGTGGCTACTTGGGTATCCAGTTGTCCATATCCAGGTAATGGGTTTCCATCCCGTGACTCGGCTCCAACACAGCCTGCAAGATTCAGGCTAGCTATGGGGAATCTGTCTCCTATAGGTGTCCTGCCCTCAGGAAGCTGGCCCTGGCCAGCCAACCAGAGCTGTCTGTCAACTCCTAGTTGTCAGATAGGGCCACCATTTGGCAGAGAATATACAACACTGGGTAATCTTCCATTTAATGAAGAAAAGTAGTAGCTGTTTAGTTTGTGCGTAGGGAGCACTTTTGTGTGCTAAAGATCATACACCATTAATCTCAAGTTCACTTTATAATGCTTAGTCTACTCCTCTGGCCCTGTCATCTCTGGGAGGCTGTTACAAATGCCATCTGTTCATACTTCCCAGTGAGGACAACGTTCCGGATCCCAAGGATGTGCAAGAGAAATTCAGTGGTAGCCTTGTGGCTGCCCTGGGCGCATACGGGCCACAATTCCTGGCGTACTTCGGCTCCTTCGCCACAGTGGGTCTGCTCTGGTTTGCCCACCATTCACTCTTCCTGCATGTCCGGAAGGCTACACAGACCATGGGGTTACTGAACATACTGTCCCTGGCCTTTGTGGGTGGCCTCCCTCTGGCCTACCAGCAGACCTCAGCTTTTGCCCGGCAGCCCCATGATGAACTGGAGCGTGTGCGTGTCAGCTGTGCCATCATCTTCTTTGCCAGCATCTTCCAGTTTGCGATCTGGACTGCAGCCCTGCTGCATCAGACGGAGACGCTCCAGCCAGCTGTGCGATTTGGTGGGCAGGAGCACGCGTTCATGTTTGCCAAGCTTGCACTGTACCCCTGTGCCAGCCTGTTGGCCTTTGCGGCCACCTGCCTACTGAGCCGCTTCAGCACAGCCATCTTCCACCTCATGCAGATTGCAGTGCCCTTTGCCTTCCTGCTTCTGCGTCTCCTTGTGCGTCTTGTCCTGGCAGGCCTTCAACTCCTATGGGACTTGTGGCCAGAGCGCCCCCAACCAGGCCAGGATGAACCTgaggcacagtcccagctcttgCCTTCCTCTTGCTAATGCCAAGAAAACCACACCTGCCCATCCTAGGCATACTGTAAGGGTCCTATGGAGATGTCTCAATAGAAGTTTTTGTGACACTGGGGCTGTGGATTTATTAGCCTGGGTATTGTTTAAATTGTGAAATATCAAGATCTATTTCAAGAGTGAATATTGTTTACATTTTGCAGTGAGGGGTTTCATGGGAACTcaatttattgcttttatttgtttactttcctttttacctccctgcccccaacactGTCAGGGTTATTTACCTGTCTGACTAACCTGAACAAGCCACTTAGGGCTGTCACTGAGGTCTTCTTTGAGCAGCAGTCCCTCCGTACTCCTTGCTCTGACATGCATGTGGCCACATAGGCcacccttcttctcagaaccttcaGGCAGTTGAGTCTGGGCTAAGTCAGGCTGAGAAGCTGCTGTCTGGCTCACATCCTCACAAGGACAGAGCTTCCCTGGTAGGGGTGCCAGTCCTGCCCGTTCCCATGCCAGTTGTCAGACAAAGAGAAGAGGCAGCTACACGACAGCAAAGTCCACACTGTATTTGGCCCAGATATAAATTAGATCACATTCAGGTAGTGATAAATTACACACACAGTTAGGACCAGTGCACAGGACATACTCCACAGAAGGACAGGCTCACTTAAATACAGAGGACATGCTACACTGACCGTAATTTACAAACAATTCCTACAGGttgaaataaaagtgaaaaacatCACAACGAATTTCTTTTGAACATTGAAGATGATGTAAACATGAGCATCTACACTGAGATCACAGATGGACGTCAGATGCACTTGTATGCAGTtttggcagaagcaggtgaagggTGCCACAATGGTCCTAGGAAGCTGCCACACTTGGGAGGGTGGCCACAAACCCAGTGGTAACAAGCAGGAGGAGGATCTACCTAGACCTGTTTACTTTTTTGGAGATAAGCATCACAGGAGACTTCTCACATAGGTCCTTCCCctccagggctggggctggaccTCTGAACACCTTTAGCTGCAcccttcccttttttttaaatttttttacctTTTGAGAGGGGCCTTAGCTCTATAGCCCAGTTGTGCCTTTAGTTTGCTATTCTCTTGCTTTAGCCCCCTAAGAAatatacaggcatgcaccaccagactTAGCTAGGCAGCTCATTTTTGGACATACTCTTCTGGGTTCTGAGGTGTGACAGTGAATTCTTGAGTGCATGGAAGAGAACTTTGTCTCATTCTGTGAACCTGGTGCCCCCAGCAAGGCCTGGTCATCAGAGCTGCCTCTATTTGTGTAGGAGCCAGAGTAGAAGTTCTACATCTACAAGGAAGGACTTTCGTCTGGCAAACAGCATGTATATAAAGTGCTTTAAGTTGAATCTAAGGGAGTTCTAGCCACTCCACAGCAGCAGGTGTTATTTACATGATCAGGTACCACCCAGTCCTGTTCTGATCCCTTCTGGGCACTATGTGCCCACTCCAGGACTGAGGAGGGGCacacagggcctggcacacaTTCCAGCTGTGACACATAGGTGACACCTAAACTTACCTAGCCTCAGGGTAGACAAAGAGGTAATAGCTTTGTCAGTTCAGGGTCATCAGATGATTGAGACCTTGCAACTGACATTTTCAGCCCAAATTGCTGTCTGGTGATGAGCCCAGGGGACTTGAGGGTGCCACATCTACCTAACCGGGGCAGGAGGAACAGGCAGCATTCTATATCTGCTAGGCCAGGGCCTAGAAGGGctgctttgggaaaaaaaaaaaaaaaaaaaaaacataaaatgagatCAAGGACCCACCTAGATGGCCTGCATCCAGAAATGTTGGGCCCAAGGAGTCTAAGAGAGGTTTCAAAGGAAAGGATGTGACTAACAGGATCAGCTCCACTTGTCCTGTAAggatgagttttgtgcagaggtCAGGCTAATCAGAGCCTCATGTCCATGTCATATAGACTGGTACTGTGGCTGAGTGAGCAAAGGCCATTACCTACCCACTCCTAAGTCTGTACATGACATTGGACAAGGATAAGGGATGGAAATATCCCAAGGCCCATGAAGACACTATGGTCAGTGTGACAGCTAAGTCCATCTGTTGGCCAGCCAAGGTGTGGGACTTGGAACAGACCAAAGAAAGGCTGGGTGGCTGAGACCCTTCATCCTGCTCCTCTGTTAAGGATTGCCCTCAGGAGCAGGCAAGGTGTCCACTCTGGTATCCCTGGTGGCACCAGCCTTCCTGGGCTTCTGCTTGGCCTTCCTCAGCATGTGAACCTGTTACAATGCAAGGATGGAGGGTCAGAGGGCCAGAGTGACACTCCAAGTGTAGCTCTGGGACTTCTGGGCCAGTGAATACTTCTTGGGTCTACTCCACAGAAGAGGAAGGACCTAGTAAAGCTGCCTCGCTGCTGCAGCCTGTAGCCCATGGAGCACTgtcttccattctttcctcttttctgagtTCTCACCATGGCctcatgaaggccagaaggccAAAGTGTAGAGCCACCTGGCCTTAGCTCTGCTTAGGTCTAATACTTAGTTCTGATGCTTTAGTACAGCATCAGCCtacctggccctggccctggcccgtTTTACCTCTTCTCTCAGCCTTGCCAACATACCTTAGGGGCAGTAGCAGAGATGATCATGTGCCCTGGGGCCTGAACCCAGGGCTCACCATCCACCTGCACCGGAGTAGCCTTGAGGAGTGTGACACGGAAGTAGGAGCCCTGGGCAATTCGTATTCCAGAGCGCAGCCCACCTTGTACCTGGCCCTGGGTAAGAGAGAAGCAGAGCTGGCTAGTAGGGCCCAAGGGGCAGCACAGGACCTACCCACCAGCCTGCCAGTGCTCACCATGTGCACAACACCCGTCACACCCACCACCTCCAACAGCCCGTCGTCTATGCGTGGCTTCTCAAACCTTGAGTCGTTGTCAGAGCCCCACAGGTCAGCCCCTGAGCCCCAACTGCCCTCAAAAGATGAAAATACAAAGTTAGGTTCAGACCAGACACAGACCTAGCACCTGGCCCTAGCTGCAGAGTCTGAGAGCCCAGCCCCAGCACCTGGGGATGTTTATGAAGATGAGACCCTCAATGCTGGGTAGCTCCACCTCCTGCTGTTCCACCTGCAGCCGGATCTCCTTGTGTAGGCTTCTAGAGTGGCTGATCTTCTGCAGCCCGACCCGCACATACACGCCCTTGTTGTGGAACCTGCCACAGGGAGGTAGGCATCCCAGATCATCAGGTAAAAGCTGCTGGCTGCTACAAGTGACCTGGTCCCCAGCCTTGCCTTCCTGGTATACCTGCTTGTGAATTTGCCAGGCTCCTCTTCGCGTGCCTGGTGGAAGTCTAGGCTGAGCTCCGCATCGATACCAATGCCACAGTAGTTACTCATCTGAACAATCTGGAGACAGGGCGTAATCAGGGTGCTGGCCAGCCATTGAGTGTCCCAAATTGTGCCAGACATGTCTAACTCTTACCTGTTGTCACCAATGCCCTCTGCTAGGAACCTCTCTGCTTAAATGCCACAGCAATCCCCTGCCCCCAGAGAAAGCAGACCCCCCACAACCCCACAGAGTCAGCAAGCTCCTGCTCTGCCTCAGGGGAGACTGAGAAGATGCATATCAGGCAAGGGAGTGGGGGTTGTCAAATACAAGATCCTAGCAGGTGCTGCACTGGTACCTTGGGGGGCTCTGCATCTGCCACACTGTTCTCTGCATTATCAGTCTCATGAGCATCTAGCAGGATTGTCCAGCGATCCATGAGCACAGCATCAGCTTCATCCACAGACACCAGCACAGAAAATGGGTCCTCGCCACTATAGCCTGCCCCCCAGCGGAGGACCCGGCCAAGGTCATTCCCTGAGAAACAGTAACGAGCATAATCCACATACCATCATAAAT contains:
- the Tmem175 gene encoding endosomal/lysosomal proton channel TMEM175 isoform X6; the protein is MMTITLLPYTFSLMVMFPDVPLGIFLFCTCVIAIGSVQAMIVGYAFHFPHLLNPQIQHSAHRALSRRHILHVVLRGPALCFVAAVFSLFFFPLSYVLMVTVIFLPHISKVTAWCKGKFWGHRESPVHSVEPFSIDLHAPLSKERVEAFSDGVYAIVATLLILDICEDNVPDPKDVQEKFSGSLVAALGAYGPQFLAYFGSFATVGLLWFAHHSLFLHVRKATQTMGLLNILSLAFVGGLPLAYQQTSAFARQPHDELERVRVSCAIIFFASIFQFAIWTAALLHQTETLQPAVRFGGQEHAFMFAKLALYPCASLLAFAATCLLSRFSTAIFHLMQIAVPFAFLLLRLLVRLVLAGLQLLWDLWPERPQPGQDEPEAQSQLLPSSC
- the Tmem175 gene encoding endosomal/lysosomal proton channel TMEM175 isoform X4: MSRPQTQEQAVDSEEDSSLHRRDEEGTQSSHRMLGFSDALLSIIATVMILPVTHTEISPEQQFDKSIQKLLATRIAVYLMTFLIVTVAWAAHTRLFQVVGKIDDTLALLNLACMMTITLLPYTFSLMVMFPDVPLGIFLFCTCVIAIGSVQSYVLMVTVIFLPHISKVTAWCKGKFWGHRESPVHSVEPFSIDLHAPLSKERVEAFSDGVYAIVATLLILDICEDNVPDPKDVQEKFSGSLVAALGAYGPQFLAYFGSFATVGLLWFAHHSLFLHVRKATQTMGLLNILSLAFVGGLPLAYQQTSAFARQPHDELERVRVSCAIIFFASIFQFAIWTAALLHQTETLQPAVRFGGQEHAFMFAKLALYPCASLLAFAATCLLSRFSTAIFHLMQIAVPFAFLLLRLLVRLVLAGLQLLWDLWPERPQPGQDEPEAQSQLLPSSC
- the Tmem175 gene encoding endosomal/lysosomal proton channel TMEM175 isoform X5, which produces MSRPQTQEQAVDSEEDSSLHRRDEEGTQSSHRMLGFSDALLSIIATVMILPVTHTEISPEQQFDKSIQKLLATRIAVYLMTFLIVTVAWAAHTRLFQVVGKIDDTLALLNLACMMTITLLPYTFSLMVMFPDVPLGIFLFCTCVIAIGSVQSYVLMVTVIFLPHISKVTAWCKGHRESPVHSVEPFSIDLHAPLSKERVEAFSDGVYAIVATLLILDICEDNVPDPKDVQEKFSGSLVAALGAYGPQFLAYFGSFATVGLLWFAHHSLFLHVRKATQTMGLLNILSLAFVGGLPLAYQQTSAFARQPHDELERVRVSCAIIFFASIFQFAIWTAALLHQTETLQPAVRFGGQEHAFMFAKLALYPCASLLAFAATCLLSRFSTAIFHLMQIAVPFAFLLLRLLVRLVLAGLQLLWDLWPERPQPGQDEPEAQSQLLPSSC
- the Tmem175 gene encoding endosomal/lysosomal proton channel TMEM175 isoform X2, with the translated sequence MSRPQTQEQAVDSEEDSSLHRRDEEGTQSSHRMLGFSDALLSIIATVMILPVTHTEISPEQFDKSIQKLLATRIAVYLMTFLIVTVAWAAHTRLFQVVGKIDDTLALLNLACMMTITLLPYTFSLMVMFPDVPLGIFLFCTCVIAIGSVQAMIVGYAFHFPHLLNPQIQHSAHRALSRRHILHVVLRGPALCFVAAVFSLFFFPLSYVLMVTVIFLPHISKVTAWCKGKFWGHRESPVHSVEPFSIDLHAPLSKERVEAFSDGVYAIVATLLILDICEDNVPDPKDVQEKFSGSLVAALGAYGPQFLAYFGSFATVGLLWFAHHSLFLHVRKATQTMGLLNILSLAFVGGLPLAYQQTSAFARQPHDELERVRVSCAIIFFASIFQFAIWTAALLHQTETLQPAVRFGGQEHAFMFAKLALYPCASLLAFAATCLLSRFSTAIFHLMQIAVPFAFLLLRLLVRLVLAGLQLLWDLWPERPQPGQDEPEAQSQLLPSSC
- the Tmem175 gene encoding endosomal/lysosomal proton channel TMEM175 isoform X3, which encodes MSRPQTQEQAVDSEEDSSLHRRDEEGTQSSHRMLGFSDALLSIIATVMILPVTHTEISPEQQFDKSIQKLLATRIAVYLMTFLIVTVAWAAHTRLFQVVGKIDDTLALLNLACMMTITLLPYTFSLMVMFPDVPLGIFLFCTCVIAIGSVQAMIVGYAFHFPHLLNPQIQHSAHRALSRRHILHVVLRGPALCFVAAVFSLFFFPLSYVLMVTVIFLPHISKVTAWCKGHRESPVHSVEPFSIDLHAPLSKERVEAFSDGVYAIVATLLILDICEDNVPDPKDVQEKFSGSLVAALGAYGPQFLAYFGSFATVGLLWFAHHSLFLHVRKATQTMGLLNILSLAFVGGLPLAYQQTSAFARQPHDELERVRVSCAIIFFASIFQFAIWTAALLHQTETLQPAVRFGGQEHAFMFAKLALYPCASLLAFAATCLLSRFSTAIFHLMQIAVPFAFLLLRLLVRLVLAGLQLLWDLWPERPQPGQDEPEAQSQLLPSSC
- the Tmem175 gene encoding endosomal/lysosomal proton channel TMEM175 isoform X1 codes for the protein MSRPQTQEQAVDSEEDSSLHRRDEEGTQSSHRMLGFSDALLSIIATVMILPVTHTEISPEQQFDKSIQKLLATRIAVYLMTFLIVTVAWAAHTRLFQVVGKIDDTLALLNLACMMTITLLPYTFSLMVMFPDVPLGIFLFCTCVIAIGSVQAMIVGYAFHFPHLLNPQIQHSAHRALSRRHILHVVLRGPALCFVAAVFSLFFFPLSYVLMVTVIFLPHISKVTAWCKGKFWGHRESPVHSVEPFSIDLHAPLSKERVEAFSDGVYAIVATLLILDICEDNVPDPKDVQEKFSGSLVAALGAYGPQFLAYFGSFATVGLLWFAHHSLFLHVRKATQTMGLLNILSLAFVGGLPLAYQQTSAFARQPHDELERVRVSCAIIFFASIFQFAIWTAALLHQTETLQPAVRFGGQEHAFMFAKLALYPCASLLAFAATCLLSRFSTAIFHLMQIAVPFAFLLLRLLVRLVLAGLQLLWDLWPERPQPGQDEPEAQSQLLPSSC